The following coding sequences are from one Eucalyptus grandis isolate ANBG69807.140 chromosome 11, ASM1654582v1, whole genome shotgun sequence window:
- the LOC120289526 gene encoding uncharacterized protein LOC120289526 codes for MGLRTGTSDNSWKPAMPAGHTNTVGYWFNWRVLLCAIWVFASSCFALMLVRKYEAFCSRSSSNGGRQTQRGAAGVLYSDETWTPCLKGVHPAWLLAFRVIAFFLLIGMLCVTTIKSGAKIYYYYTQWTSALVTIYFGLGSLLSAYGCYRYENKISESHNVEIDSE; via the exons ATGGGACTGCGCACAGGAACCTCAGATAATTCCTGGAAGCCAGCCATGCCGGCTGGTCACACGAACACCGTGGGTTACTGGTTCAACTGGAGGGTTTTGCTCTGTGCGATCTGGGTCTTTGCATCGTCGTGCTTTGCCTTGATGCTTGTGAGGAAGTATGAGGCTTTTTGCAGTCGAAGCAGCAGCAATGGCGGCCGACAAACCCAGCGAGGGGCTGCGGGTGTTTTATATAGTGACGAGACCTGGACTCCATGTCTGAAAGGAGTCCACCCGGCTTGGCTTCTGGCTTTTCGAGTCATTGCCTTCTTCTTGCTTATAGGAATGTTATGCGTGACCACTATCAAAAGCGGCGCCAAAATATACTACTATTACACTCA GTGGACTTCTGCGTTAGTCACCATCTATTTCGGG CTTGGTTCGTTGCTCTCTGCATACGGATGTTACAGGTACGAGAACAAAATAAGTGAATCTCACAATGTGGAGATAGATTCAGAG